One Nicotiana tomentosiformis chromosome 1, ASM39032v3, whole genome shotgun sequence genomic window, CTTTTGACTCTCACCCTGTTGAAGGAGGGAATAAGCCTTGCTTATAGAAGAAGGGGGTTCATCATCATAATGGCACTCTTAACTGTGGAGTAAGACTCATTAAACCCATTCAAGAACTGAAACAATTGTTGGTCCTCTATAAACTTTGGAAGTGCTCCACAGGAACACACTGGACCAACATAAGAGGAGTTCAATTCATCCCATAAGCTCCTAAGTTTAGTGAAGTAAGTAGCAATGTCTGATGAGCCCTGAGTAGTTGTACTAATTTCCCTTTGGATTTGAAGATATTTTGAGCCATTTGACTGACCAAATCTCTCATTAATGTCTTTCCAGACTTCTCTTGCAGTCTTAAGGCACATGACACTAGTAGCAATTTCTCTGGACACAGAATTAGTTATCCATGCTTTCACCATGTCATTACACCTTTTTCAGTATGAGTAGTAAGGGGAATCTTGTGTTGGTTGAGGAACCCTACCATCTAAGAGCCCTAACTTGTTTTTTGCAGACAAGGAGGTAAGCATAATACTTCTCCATAGAACAAAACCACAGCCATTAAATGGTACAGACACCAGTTGACTACCAGGACTGTCAGAGGGATGCACATACAAAGGATGGGATGGGTCTATTGTGAAGTGAGTAAATCCCTCAGAGGTCGTGCTACTAGGTGAACCTACGTTTTCCATAATACTACTCACACAATGAAGTTTAAGTTCAATATTGTTGAGAGGAAACAATTAACAATTGAAATATCACAAATTCCACACGAGTATACTACATGCAAACTCGGATCTACATGATTTTGAAGTTGAACAGGAGAGATATTACCAGCCTTCTTCTCAAACTTGAAGAAGAGCAATCTTCTTTGAACATGAAACCCTAGAGATTCGAATCTCTAAGAATCGTTGAGGGACGACTCGAAAAACCAAACTCCCTAGCAGTACCAGACTTTTGAAGGAGAAAACGAAAGAAACCCCAAATTTGATGATCAAAATCGTCTAATTTCAGTTATCGACGATCAACCAGAGACGTAAACGAGACCGTTCAAAACTTTGGGCGAGGGTAACATCGGACTGAAGCTCATGACTAGAGGAATCATAAttcctgctctgataccatgtcaaTTTGAAGAGCTATggcgaagaagaaatgaagaaaacccTAGATAGAGTGATGAGAGAGAAAGGAGAAAAGAATCGGTCTCATGGCTAGACCCGTTGCTTTCTTTCTGTGTCTCTTTTTCTTTACATAAGAGTATGTGTATATGTATAACAAaatgaaaaacaaccaaaatacAATTGGGCCGGGTGTGCTACTGGGCTGGGCTCTTTCCTTTTACAAGAATATGTGAGCCTATGTCCATATTTGGGTTAACAACAACTGGGCTAAATAACTCTAGATGTTGAGCAGTTGACAGAGTAAGACTATTCTCTATAACGATAGGGAAATATTGCACTCTAGATGTAGACTTCCTCCCTAAAAGTTCTCCATAGTAATCTACAAACAAGTTTGCTATATCCCTTCAATATCCTTAAGTTGTGTTGTAGCCTATTTCAGTTTTCTGTACTTTATAATTGAGTAGAAGTAACACATGTTATCATCTCCCAGCTTAATCCACGTAGCTTTAGTTCTCTGATGTAGATACATTTCTGCCAAATAGGATGACTGTTTAAACTTCTGGTAAGCCTGAGATTCTGCCTGCTGAACCTCCACAGTTAAGGGATCCCTTTGTAACTGCAATTGAATTTGCtttttattaataattttaaacttATTGATTCAGACATATCATTTGTtgtatttttaataaatttttatacatatatttatgCTCCGCTTCGAAAATTATGGATTAATGATGAACCCGTGCTGGTACTGTACACCCACCCCTGATGGAGAGAGATAAGCTTATTTTTTCGTGTATAAATGAAAGAAGTTTTTGCAAATACATGTCAaatatctattattattattattattattatttggtaTAGTCTAACTTCTCTATAACAATCATCTTATATGACTAATGATCAAATTTTCTTAGAAACTGATTTTTCATGTTATGTTTGTTTTTATAATAGCACTTTGTTAtaacaattaaaaaatatttggaaCGAACGAGGTTGTTATAGaaatatttgactaattaaacTTTTTATGCTATAATTAAAAGTGAAAAGCACGCGCTATTAGGTCGAGTGAAATGAATGGGGTCACATAACTTTCCTCCTCGGTCTGAGGGTGACAAAGCTTTTCTCTGATGCGGGCATGTGCATGTCTCCGTTAATTACTCCCCCAATGTGTATTACCCAACAGACACTTCCCAATTATTTGAAAGGCCAAACACAACCACCGAAAATCTCACTTTGTTTAAACCTTAAGTTGACGACCACAAGTGACCCCTGCCCCTTTACAGCTATAAATAACCAGCCATTTCCCTTCCATTTTCCTCACCCCCATTGGGCCATAATCCGTTCCGAAACAAAATAGTGTTCTCTGATTGGCTTTGCTTTAGAACATTCACCATGGGTCTAAAAGGACTTTTGTTTAGTATTGTTTTGATTAATTTGTCATTACTAGGACTTTGTGGGTATCCCAGAAAACCTGTGGATGTACCCTTTTGGAAAAACTATGAGCCCAGTTGGGCTAGTCACCACATCAAGTACCTCAATGGTGGTTCCACTGCTGATCTTGTTCTTGACAGGTCTTCAGGTACTAATATTAATTAGTACTAATATAGCTGCCTGTTTTTTTCTCTCCTTATTTTGTCTAATTTTTTCATTTGATTTGTATGAATGAAGGAGCTGGATTTCAGTCAAAGAAATCATATCTATTTGGGCACTTTAGCATGAAACTGAGGCTTGTTGGTGGAGACTCCGCTGGTgttgttactgcattttacgtaAGTTGTATGGGCGGAACTTGCCCTTCAGTCACGAGTTTAGCTGAACACATTAGTTTTGGTCTTTTAAATCTGTATCTGTTTTAAGAAATTGATTGAATatgtaaaattattaatttaaaatttaataacTTAATAGGACTAGAATTATGAACCTATAAACTTCAAATCTTAGCTCCACCTATATATAGTCCGTTCATTTTTTGCACCATACTAGAAAATGGACACTGCTTAGATCTGCAATTTTCTCCATTTTTGCAGCAACATATAGTTTTTCATTTCCTTCACAATGAACAAACTAAGTTATGTGTTTTTGGActgattttaattatatttttgggAATGTTTCAGCTGTCATCGAATAATGCAGAGCACGATGAGATAGATTTTGAATTCTTAGGGAACAGGACTGGGCAGCCATACATTTTGCAGACGAATGTGTTCACGGGAGGAAAAGGAGACAGAGAGCAGAGAATCTATCTTTGGTTTGACCCAACCAAGGGTTACCATTCTTATTCCGTTCTTTGGAATACCTTCCAGATTGTGTAAGTACCTTAACATTTACAGTACTTACTAGTAGCTTTCTTTTCCGTAAATTTCttgcttttttaaaaaaatttcctaAAACAGAAAATATTACTAGATTATTGTATTGTCTGTCATCTTTTCTTCTATGGTCCCATGTATTTCTCGGAGCGGGTGCACTTGGTTTTATTCTACGTGATCCCTATTTGCTATGTTTAAAAATAGTATGGTAACAATTGTTGTTTAAGAAAAAAGCAAAATGCACATTTGTCGAGGCATTATTATTGTATTAAAATAAAGCACGAAAACTTGTAAGTTCACGATGGTCTAAAAATAGTCAAGATTATAGTAAAGACCTCTCCCATGTGAGCATCCTCTCGAGTTTATGTTTGTCTTTTTGTGTTAAACaagaattttaaatttttgatatactcaatatatatgtatatattcctcAATATTTACGCTTAAATTTATGCGTCTATATTGTTCATTTCAAATTATCTGATCCACATACTTTAATAAAGCAGCTAGCGAATTGGTGTCCTTGCAACAAAATTTTTGTCTTCTATCTTGCACCTAAATCTTGAAAAAATAATGTTTCCTTGTAGAATGTGCATCTTTGTCTTTCAAAAGACTTATTACTATTCACCGCTTTGAGCAAAGTGGTGGAAAGGATGCTCAAAAGCAATGAACTTTTTCTTCTATTTCATACTAAATATATAAAAAAGATATTTAATTTATTCTTATATATTAATTAGTATATATTTTATCCATTTCAGTACTCCTATTATTTTTGAGAGATGCTATAATGAGTAgttt contains:
- the LOC104104834 gene encoding probable xyloglucan endotransglucosylase/hydrolase protein → MGLKGLLFSIVLINLSLLGLCGYPRKPVDVPFWKNYEPSWASHHIKYLNGGSTADLVLDRSSGAGFQSKKSYLFGHFSMKLRLVGGDSAGVVTAFYLSSNNAEHDEIDFEFLGNRTGQPYILQTNVFTGGKGDREQRIYLWFDPTKGYHSYSVLWNTFQIVIFVDDVPIRAFKNSKDLGVKFPFNQPMKIYSSLWDADDWATRGGLEKTDWSNAPFTASYTSFHVDGCEAATPQEVQVCNTKGMRWWDQKAFQDLDALQYRRLRWVRQKYTIYNYCTDRKRYPTLPPECTKDRDI